A region of Notolabrus celidotus isolate fNotCel1 chromosome 4, fNotCel1.pri, whole genome shotgun sequence DNA encodes the following proteins:
- the LOC117811859 gene encoding dickkopf-related protein 1-like isoform X3, with amino-acid sequence MNSNAIKNLPAASGSKGADTVSPSPRTSPSSSLGHKSPVDTLQQSSVCTDDEDCGGDEFCNDARGACLPCRKSRKRCARDSMCCAGNRCSNGVCQANDIDGTDASIIPGWHKNSTMEHHGKKPPTAHSHQPHAVKGQEGDNCLRSADCSEGLCCARHFWSRICKPVLTEGQVCTRHRRKGNHGLELFQRCDCGDGMACRPEKGERDHSVSRTAARNLHTCQRR; translated from the exons ATGAACTCCAATGCCATCAAAAACTTACCCGCAGCGTCGGGCAGTAAAGGAGCAGACACTGTTAGTCCGAGTCCGCGCACCTCTCCATCCAGTAGCTTGGGACACAAATCTCCCGTTGACACCTTACAG CAGTCAAGTGTCTGCACGGATGATGAAGATTGCGGGGGTGATGAATTCTGCAATGACGCCCGAGGCGCCTGTCTGCCGTGCCGTAAGAGTCGGAAGCGTTGCGCACGGGACTCCATGTGTTGTGCAGGAAACCGCTGCAGCAATG GTGTTTGCCAGGCTAATGACATAGATGGCACAGATGCATCCATCATCCCAGGCTGGCACAAAAACAGCACTATGGAGCATCATGGCAAGAAGCCGCCTACAGCCCACAGCCATCAGCCTCATGCTGTGAAAG GCCAGGAGGGTGATAATTGCTTGAGGTCTGCAGACTGCTCTGAGGGTCTGTGCTGCGCCCGACACTTCTGGTCTCGAATCTGTAAGCCCGTGCTGACGGAGGGCCAGGTGTGCACGCGCCACCGCAGGAAAGGCAACCACGGTTTGGAGCTGTTCCAGCGCTGCGACTGTGGCGACGGCATGGCCTGCCGACCGGAGAAAGGAGAGCGAgatcacagtgtcagcaggacTGCAGCCCGGAACCTACACACCTGTCAGAGACGCTGA
- the LOC117811859 gene encoding dickkopf-related protein 1-like isoform X1 yields MMRHDWHSDRPCRSLSLHKHCETHSCARRIDGHFRTVGLSLKFHPPPLLCTARGGKTNRSTCIKRSSQDSEAGGFESIVCRNSGNFGIQDSGPLWTLSLAHFVFQRIFVCVCSCSATEFKERVMQIPSSQRFLAVYLTLFGYFGDVYAGTVLMNSNAIKNLPAASGSKGADTVSPSPRTSPSSSLGHKSPVDTLQQSSVCTDDEDCGGDEFCNDARGACLPCRKSRKRCARDSMCCAGNRCSNGVCQANDIDGTDASIIPGWHKNSTMEHHGKKPPTAHSHQPHAVKGQEGDNCLRSADCSEGLCCARHFWSRICKPVLTEGQVCTRHRRKGNHGLELFQRCDCGDGMACRPEKGERDHSVSRTAARNLHTCQRR; encoded by the exons ATGATGCGTCATGATTGGCATTCTGACAGACCTTGCAGGTCATTATCATTACACAAACATTGTGAAACGCACTCCTGTGCACGGAGAATAGATGGCCATTTCCGTACAGTGGGGCTCTCTTTGAAATTCCACCCTCCGCCTTTGTTGTGCACAGCGAGGGGCGGGAAGACAAACAGGTCCACATGTATAAAGAGATCATCCCAGGACTCAGAGGCAGGAGGCTTCGAAAGCATCGTGTGCCGAAACTCTGGAAACTTTGGGATTCAGGATTCAGGGCCGCTTTGGACTTTGTCTCTCGCTCATTTTGTCTTCCAGaggatttttgtgtgtgtgtgttcttgcagCGCAACTGAGTTTAAGGAGAGAGTCATGCAGATTCCATCATCGCAACGCTTCTTGGCTGTGTATCTCACGCTGTTTGGATACTTTGGGGACGTTTACGCAGGGACAGTCCTGATGAACTCCAATGCCATCAAAAACTTACCCGCAGCGTCGGGCAGTAAAGGAGCAGACACTGTTAGTCCGAGTCCGCGCACCTCTCCATCCAGTAGCTTGGGACACAAATCTCCCGTTGACACCTTACAG CAGTCAAGTGTCTGCACGGATGATGAAGATTGCGGGGGTGATGAATTCTGCAATGACGCCCGAGGCGCCTGTCTGCCGTGCCGTAAGAGTCGGAAGCGTTGCGCACGGGACTCCATGTGTTGTGCAGGAAACCGCTGCAGCAATG GTGTTTGCCAGGCTAATGACATAGATGGCACAGATGCATCCATCATCCCAGGCTGGCACAAAAACAGCACTATGGAGCATCATGGCAAGAAGCCGCCTACAGCCCACAGCCATCAGCCTCATGCTGTGAAAG GCCAGGAGGGTGATAATTGCTTGAGGTCTGCAGACTGCTCTGAGGGTCTGTGCTGCGCCCGACACTTCTGGTCTCGAATCTGTAAGCCCGTGCTGACGGAGGGCCAGGTGTGCACGCGCCACCGCAGGAAAGGCAACCACGGTTTGGAGCTGTTCCAGCGCTGCGACTGTGGCGACGGCATGGCCTGCCGACCGGAGAAAGGAGAGCGAgatcacagtgtcagcaggacTGCAGCCCGGAACCTACACACCTGTCAGAGACGCTGA
- the LOC117811859 gene encoding dickkopf-related protein 1-like isoform X2, with product MQIPSSQRFLAVYLTLFGYFGDVYAGTVLMNSNAIKNLPAASGSKGADTVSPSPRTSPSSSLGHKSPVDTLQQSSVCTDDEDCGGDEFCNDARGACLPCRKSRKRCARDSMCCAGNRCSNGVCQANDIDGTDASIIPGWHKNSTMEHHGKKPPTAHSHQPHAVKGQEGDNCLRSADCSEGLCCARHFWSRICKPVLTEGQVCTRHRRKGNHGLELFQRCDCGDGMACRPEKGERDHSVSRTAARNLHTCQRR from the exons ATGCAGATTCCATCATCGCAACGCTTCTTGGCTGTGTATCTCACGCTGTTTGGATACTTTGGGGACGTTTACGCAGGGACAGTCCTGATGAACTCCAATGCCATCAAAAACTTACCCGCAGCGTCGGGCAGTAAAGGAGCAGACACTGTTAGTCCGAGTCCGCGCACCTCTCCATCCAGTAGCTTGGGACACAAATCTCCCGTTGACACCTTACAG CAGTCAAGTGTCTGCACGGATGATGAAGATTGCGGGGGTGATGAATTCTGCAATGACGCCCGAGGCGCCTGTCTGCCGTGCCGTAAGAGTCGGAAGCGTTGCGCACGGGACTCCATGTGTTGTGCAGGAAACCGCTGCAGCAATG GTGTTTGCCAGGCTAATGACATAGATGGCACAGATGCATCCATCATCCCAGGCTGGCACAAAAACAGCACTATGGAGCATCATGGCAAGAAGCCGCCTACAGCCCACAGCCATCAGCCTCATGCTGTGAAAG GCCAGGAGGGTGATAATTGCTTGAGGTCTGCAGACTGCTCTGAGGGTCTGTGCTGCGCCCGACACTTCTGGTCTCGAATCTGTAAGCCCGTGCTGACGGAGGGCCAGGTGTGCACGCGCCACCGCAGGAAAGGCAACCACGGTTTGGAGCTGTTCCAGCGCTGCGACTGTGGCGACGGCATGGCCTGCCGACCGGAGAAAGGAGAGCGAgatcacagtgtcagcaggacTGCAGCCCGGAACCTACACACCTGTCAGAGACGCTGA